In one window of Agromyces badenianii DNA:
- a CDS encoding magnesium and cobalt transport protein CorA → MTVIDNAIYRDGARVASPTSLHESFELRAEHGGFAWIGLYRPTPEELAAVAAEFGLHPLAVEDARKGHQRAKLERYGDALFVVLRPARYLDAEEEVEFGELHVFVGADYAITVRRAESPDLAKVRDRLEHSPELLAKGPEAVLYAILDEVVDGYAPVLAGLENDIDEIEEQLFDGDPMVTRRIYDLASEVMEFQRATRPLVDMFQALERGFEKYGVDLELQRYLRDVLDHVFRAVERGESFRQLLQNALTVHATLVGQRQNEEMKRLTETSLAQSEQTKKISSWAAILFAPTLIGTVYGMNFTHMPELHWAWGYPFAVLLMVLLGFVLYGVFKSRNWL, encoded by the coding sequence GTTCGAGCTGCGCGCCGAGCACGGGGGCTTCGCGTGGATCGGCCTGTACCGCCCCACGCCCGAAGAGCTCGCGGCCGTCGCGGCCGAATTCGGCCTGCATCCGCTCGCCGTCGAAGACGCCCGCAAGGGTCACCAGCGCGCGAAGCTCGAGCGATACGGCGACGCGCTCTTCGTGGTGCTCCGCCCGGCCCGCTACCTCGACGCCGAAGAGGAGGTCGAGTTCGGCGAGCTGCACGTCTTCGTCGGCGCCGACTACGCGATCACCGTTCGCCGCGCCGAGTCGCCCGACCTCGCGAAGGTGCGCGACCGGCTCGAGCACTCGCCCGAGCTCCTCGCGAAGGGCCCCGAGGCGGTGCTCTACGCGATCCTCGACGAGGTCGTCGACGGCTACGCCCCCGTGCTCGCCGGCCTCGAGAACGACATCGACGAGATCGAGGAGCAGCTCTTCGACGGCGACCCGATGGTCACCCGCCGCATCTACGATCTCGCGAGCGAGGTCATGGAGTTCCAGCGGGCGACCCGTCCGCTCGTCGACATGTTCCAGGCCCTCGAGCGGGGATTCGAGAAGTACGGCGTCGACCTCGAGCTGCAGCGCTACCTTCGCGACGTGCTCGACCATGTCTTCCGCGCCGTCGAGCGCGGCGAGTCGTTCCGTCAGCTGCTGCAGAACGCCCTCACGGTGCACGCGACCCTCGTCGGCCAGCGCCAGAACGAGGAGATGAAACGCCTCACCGAGACGAGCCTCGCCCAGAGCGAGCAGACGAAGAAGATCTCGAGCTGGGCGGCCATCCTCTTCGCTCCCACGCTCATCGGCACGGTCTACGGCATGAACTTCACGCACATGCCCGAGCTGCACTGGGCGTGGGGCTACCCGTTCGCCGTGCTGCTCATGGTGCTACTCGGCTTCGTGCTCTACGGGGTGTTCAAGAGCCGCAACTGGCTCTGA
- the argG gene encoding argininosuccinate synthase, whose amino-acid sequence MSKVLTSLPVGERVGIAFSGGLDTSVAVAWMREKGAVPCTYTADLGQPDEPDVEAVPSRATEYGAEIARLVDCRSALVEEGLVALATGAFHIRSGGKTYFNTTPLGRAVTGTLLVRAMRDDDVEIWGDGSTYKGNDIERFYRYGLLANPRLRIYKPWLDEAFVTELGGRTEMSEWLVARGFPYRASAEKAYSTDANIWGATHEAKTLEHLDTGVEIVEPIMGVPSWRDDVEIAPEVVTIGFEAGRPVTINGTEFADSVALVLEANAIGGRHGLGVSDQIENRIIEAKSRGIYEAPGMALLHIAYERLLNAIHNEDTVASYHQEGRRLGRLMYEGRWLDPQSLMLRESLQRWVGSAVTGEVTLRLRRGDDYTILDTRGPALSYHPDKLSMERVGDAAFGPLDRIGQLTMRNLDIADSRARLEQYAKQGIVGGETAKLVGDLAQGEAAEISAGVVETDLEAATDAAIEAAAFDLGTD is encoded by the coding sequence ATGTCGAAAGTCCTGACCAGCCTCCCCGTCGGCGAACGCGTCGGCATCGCCTTCTCCGGAGGGCTCGACACCTCCGTCGCCGTCGCGTGGATGCGCGAGAAGGGCGCGGTGCCCTGCACCTACACGGCTGATCTGGGCCAGCCCGACGAGCCCGACGTCGAAGCGGTCCCCAGCCGCGCCACCGAGTACGGCGCCGAGATCGCCCGGCTCGTCGACTGCCGTTCGGCCCTCGTCGAAGAAGGGCTCGTGGCCCTCGCGACGGGCGCGTTCCACATCCGCTCGGGCGGCAAGACCTACTTCAACACCACGCCCCTCGGCCGCGCCGTCACGGGCACGCTGCTGGTGCGCGCGATGCGCGACGACGACGTCGAGATCTGGGGCGACGGTTCCACCTACAAGGGCAACGACATCGAGCGGTTCTACCGCTACGGCCTGCTCGCCAACCCCCGCCTGCGCATCTACAAGCCGTGGCTCGACGAGGCGTTCGTCACCGAGCTCGGCGGCCGCACCGAGATGAGCGAGTGGCTCGTGGCCCGCGGCTTCCCCTACCGAGCCTCGGCCGAGAAGGCCTACTCCACCGACGCGAACATCTGGGGCGCGACGCACGAGGCGAAGACACTCGAACACCTCGACACCGGGGTCGAGATCGTCGAGCCGATCATGGGCGTTCCCTCATGGCGCGACGACGTCGAGATCGCCCCCGAGGTCGTCACCATCGGCTTCGAGGCGGGCCGCCCCGTCACGATCAACGGCACCGAGTTCGCCGACTCCGTGGCGCTCGTGCTCGAGGCCAACGCGATCGGCGGCCGGCACGGCCTCGGCGTCTCCGACCAGATCGAGAACCGCATCATCGAGGCGAAGAGCCGCGGCATCTACGAGGCCCCCGGCATGGCCCTGCTGCACATCGCCTACGAGCGCCTGCTCAACGCGATCCACAACGAAGACACCGTGGCGAGCTACCACCAAGAGGGTCGTCGCCTCGGCCGCCTCATGTACGAGGGCCGCTGGCTCGACCCGCAGTCGCTCATGCTGCGCGAGTCCCTGCAGCGGTGGGTCGGTTCGGCCGTGACGGGCGAGGTGACCCTGCGGCTTCGCCGGGGCGACGACTACACGATCCTCGACACGCGCGGCCCCGCCCTCAGCTACCACCCCGACAAGCTCTCGATGGAGCGCGTGGGCGACGCGGCATTCGGCCCCCTCGACCGCATCGGCCAGCTCACCATGCGCAACCTCGACATCGCCGACTCCCGTGCCCGGCTCGAGCAGTACGCGAAGCAGGGCATCGTCGGCGGCGAGACGGCGAAGCTCGTCGGCGACCTCGCACAGGGTGAGGCGGCCGAGATCTCCGCGGGCGTGGTCGAGACCGATCTCGAGGCGGCGACCGACGCAGCGATCGAGGCCGCGGCCTTCGACCTCGGCACCGACTGA
- a CDS encoding nuclear transport factor 2 family protein gives MTEITDDLPARLMHEEHAGWRSIVEGRGGEHYQRVMTRDALMIIEGAVLGRDDILAAFRGVAPWEEYHLHEPAVIRLGDRAGILVYRAVARRGDDTVNLRMSTTYLIDDGAWRVAAHQQTAA, from the coding sequence ATGACCGAGATCACCGACGATCTGCCCGCCCGCCTGATGCACGAAGAACACGCCGGATGGCGCTCGATCGTCGAAGGTCGAGGCGGTGAGCACTACCAGCGGGTGATGACGCGCGACGCGCTCATGATCATCGAGGGCGCGGTGCTCGGTCGTGACGACATCCTCGCCGCTTTCCGGGGCGTGGCGCCGTGGGAGGAGTACCACCTGCACGAGCCCGCCGTGATCCGGCTCGGCGACCGGGCGGGCATCCTCGTCTACCGGGCGGTCGCCCGCCGCGGCGACGACACCGTGAACCTGCGCATGTCGACGACGTATCTCATCGACGACGGTGCGTGGCGGGTCGCCGCGCACCAGCAGACCGCCGCCTGA